In Rhineura floridana isolate rRhiFlo1 chromosome 22, rRhiFlo1.hap2, whole genome shotgun sequence, a single genomic region encodes these proteins:
- the LOC133374871 gene encoding uncharacterized protein LOC133374871 isoform X2 gives MLLAACLILFSTALPAQLFFLYPTQQFQFVDVGGTAQISCASTEKIEDNGLSFSWYKGREHGMPVLIKSCSDNQTAGKFACKAKGQNTTLEISNVQTSDSGLYFCAQRYSSSLYFSNGSTSLIIGDSYTPSTWVKLLQPFAQDPPARFENQHACVVHGVSSLVQVSWDVPGDLRHEARTLLVKNSSGSLTFISFLHGPLDSPISGENVTCEVRFNSSGPSVKKSAVFNAPLLLKRMLQ, from the exons ATGCTGTTGGCCGCTTGCCTCATTTTGTTCTCCACAG CGTTACCAGCCCAGTTATTCTTCCTGTATCCAACTCAGCAGTTCCAATTTGTGGACGTTGGAGGGACAGCACAGATCTCGTGTGCTTCTACAGAAAAAATTGAAGATAATGGATTATCATTCAGCTGGTACAAAGGAAGAGAACATGGGATGCCTGTTTTAATCAAGAGTTGCAGTGATAACCAAACTGCAGGCAAATTTGCTTGCAAAGCTAAAGGTCAAAACACCACATTGGAGATCTCGAACGTCCAAACATCCGATTCTGGCCTATATTTCTGTGCCCAAAGATATTCCAGCAGCCTGTATTTCAGCAATGGCTCGACCTCGCTGATCATTGGAG ACAGTTACACCCCGAGCACCTGGGTGAAGCTTTTGCAACCCTTTGCACAAGATCCACCTGCCCGGTTCGAGAACCAGCACGCTTGCGTGGTCCATGGAGTGTCCAGCTTAGTCCAGGTGTCCTGGGACGTCCCCGGAGATCTCCGGCATGAGGCCAGGACCCTTTTGGTGAAAAACAGCAGTGGCTCCTTAACCTTCATCAGTTTCCTTCATGGCCCTCTGGATTCGCCCATCAGTGGTGAAAACGTCACTTGCGAAGTCAGGTTCAACTCTTCGGGCCCCAGCGTGAAGAAGAGTGCCGTATTCAATGCAC CTCTCCTTTTAAAAAGAATGCTGCAATAA
- the LOC133374871 gene encoding uncharacterized protein LOC133374871 isoform X1, giving the protein MLLAACLILFSTALPAQLFFLYPTQQFQFVDVGGTAQISCASTEKIEDNGLSFSWYKGREHGMPVLIKSCSDNQTAGKFACKAKGQNTTLEISNVQTSDSGLYFCAQRYSSSLYFSNGSTSLIIGDSYTPSTWVKLLQPFAQDPPARFENQHACVVHGVSSLVQVSWDVPGDLRHEARTLLVKNSSGSLTFISFLHGPLDSPISGENVTCEVRFNSSGPSVKKSAVFNAHLTLPLCHLSYTVLLDILALLVLPLNFLWIRFYPSGS; this is encoded by the exons ATGCTGTTGGCCGCTTGCCTCATTTTGTTCTCCACAG CGTTACCAGCCCAGTTATTCTTCCTGTATCCAACTCAGCAGTTCCAATTTGTGGACGTTGGAGGGACAGCACAGATCTCGTGTGCTTCTACAGAAAAAATTGAAGATAATGGATTATCATTCAGCTGGTACAAAGGAAGAGAACATGGGATGCCTGTTTTAATCAAGAGTTGCAGTGATAACCAAACTGCAGGCAAATTTGCTTGCAAAGCTAAAGGTCAAAACACCACATTGGAGATCTCGAACGTCCAAACATCCGATTCTGGCCTATATTTCTGTGCCCAAAGATATTCCAGCAGCCTGTATTTCAGCAATGGCTCGACCTCGCTGATCATTGGAG ACAGTTACACCCCGAGCACCTGGGTGAAGCTTTTGCAACCCTTTGCACAAGATCCACCTGCCCGGTTCGAGAACCAGCACGCTTGCGTGGTCCATGGAGTGTCCAGCTTAGTCCAGGTGTCCTGGGACGTCCCCGGAGATCTCCGGCATGAGGCCAGGACCCTTTTGGTGAAAAACAGCAGTGGCTCCTTAACCTTCATCAGTTTCCTTCATGGCCCTCTGGATTCGCCCATCAGTGGTGAAAACGTCACTTGCGAAGTCAGGTTCAACTCTTCGGGCCCCAGCGTGAAGAAGAGTGCCGTATTCAATGCAC ATTTAACGCTTCCTCTGTGTCACCTGAGCTACACGGTACTCTTGGATATACTGGCGTTGCTGGTTCTTCCCCTGAACTTTCTTTGGATTCGATTCTATCCTTCCGGCTCTTAA